The Pirellulimonas nuda genome includes a region encoding these proteins:
- a CDS encoding ABC transporter permease has protein sequence MVVPRPALKPPAVAIVARVSLWWSILQMCVAERVAYRGDFIIGTAMRFLPIVTQIFLWTAVFQSAGKGSFSGFTRNDVVAYYLLTMVARAFSSMPGLASGVARQIRDGEIKKFLIQPIDLIGFLLLARLGHKLVYYGVAIIPFTVVFFLCRSYFPPIPDGEIWAAFFISLVLSFLLGFFLESTIGMIGFWFLEVNALLFVYMLFNFFFSGHMFPLDFLRDNLPGPIGELIYNLPLKYLAYQPAAIYLGKIPHAELWSGVGIQALWTLAFAVLCRVTMHRGFRRYSGYGG, from the coding sequence ATGGTCGTTCCCCGCCCCGCCCTCAAACCCCCCGCTGTCGCCATCGTCGCTCGCGTCTCACTCTGGTGGTCGATCCTGCAAATGTGCGTCGCCGAACGGGTGGCGTACCGGGGAGACTTCATCATCGGCACCGCGATGCGGTTCTTGCCGATCGTGACGCAGATCTTCCTTTGGACCGCGGTGTTCCAGTCGGCCGGCAAGGGCTCGTTCAGCGGGTTCACTCGGAACGACGTGGTCGCCTACTACCTGTTGACGATGGTCGCCCGGGCCTTCAGCAGCATGCCGGGCCTCGCGAGCGGGGTCGCCCGCCAGATCCGCGACGGCGAGATCAAGAAGTTCTTGATCCAGCCGATCGACCTGATCGGCTTTCTGTTGCTGGCGAGGCTGGGTCACAAGCTGGTTTACTACGGGGTGGCCATCATCCCCTTCACGGTCGTCTTCTTCCTCTGCCGATCGTACTTCCCGCCGATCCCCGATGGGGAGATCTGGGCCGCGTTCTTTATCTCGCTGGTGCTGAGCTTCTTGCTGGGGTTCTTCCTCGAATCGACGATCGGCATGATCGGCTTCTGGTTCTTGGAAGTGAACGCGTTGCTGTTCGTGTACATGCTGTTCAACTTTTTCTTTTCGGGGCACATGTTCCCGCTCGATTTCTTGCGAGACAACCTGCCCGGCCCGATCGGCGAGCTGATTTACAACCTGCCTCTGAAGTACCTGGCCTACCAACCCGCGGCGATCTACCTCGGCAAGATCCCCCACGCCGAGCTGTGGTCGGGGGTCGGCATCCAGGCGCTGTGGACGCTTGCGTTCGCCGTGCTGTGCCGGGTGACGATGCACCGCGGTTTCCGCCGTTACAGCGGGTACGGGGGATAG
- a CDS encoding ABC transporter ATP-binding protein — protein MALIEIRDLRKSYRVYQKQEGLAASIRGLWRREYRDVHAVRGIDLDVEEGEFVAFLGPNGAGKTTTLKLLSGVITPTTGTARVMDFVPWERKNEYRRRFALVMGQKNQLWWDLPASESFLLHQQIYRIDPAAYRATHDELVDLLGVRRLLNQPVRELSLGERMKMELIAALLHSPEVLFLDEPTIGLDVVAQRNIQLFLKHYQEIRRTTILLTSHYMKDVAALCRRVVIINHGDIVFDGSLEQIIDTISSYKVITIDLAADAPPGAVDQLARHGEVMEVELPKIKLRVPRPQTARVLSEVLAAMPVEDVSVEDPPLEEVIAEMFSRSNEADPTPEAAEV, from the coding sequence ATGGCCTTGATCGAGATACGCGACCTGCGCAAGAGCTACCGCGTCTATCAGAAGCAGGAAGGCCTGGCGGCCTCTATCCGCGGGCTCTGGCGCCGGGAGTACCGCGATGTGCACGCGGTGCGCGGCATCGACCTAGACGTCGAGGAAGGCGAGTTCGTCGCCTTTCTTGGCCCGAACGGCGCCGGCAAGACCACGACGCTGAAACTGCTCTCGGGGGTGATCACCCCGACGACGGGGACCGCACGCGTGATGGATTTCGTCCCCTGGGAACGAAAGAACGAGTACCGCCGCCGCTTCGCGCTGGTGATGGGCCAGAAGAATCAGTTGTGGTGGGACCTGCCGGCCAGCGAGTCGTTCCTGCTGCACCAGCAGATCTACCGCATCGACCCCGCCGCGTACCGCGCCACGCACGACGAGCTGGTCGACCTGCTCGGGGTCCGCCGGCTGCTGAATCAGCCGGTCCGCGAGCTGTCGCTCGGCGAGCGCATGAAGATGGAGCTGATCGCCGCCCTGCTGCACTCCCCGGAGGTGCTGTTTCTGGACGAGCCCACGATCGGCCTCGACGTGGTCGCGCAGCGGAACATCCAGCTCTTCCTGAAGCACTACCAGGAGATCCGCCGGACCACCATCCTGCTCACCAGCCACTACATGAAAGACGTGGCCGCGCTCTGTCGGCGCGTGGTGATCATCAATCACGGCGACATCGTGTTCGACGGATCGCTGGAACAGATCATCGACACCATCAGCAGCTACAAGGTGATTACGATCGACCTGGCCGCCGACGCGCCGCCGGGCGCCGTCGACCAACTCGCCCGGCACGGCGAGGTGATGGAGGTCGAGCTGCCAAAAATCAAGCTGCGTGTCCCCCGCCCCCAGACTGCGCGGGTGCTGTCCGAGGTGCTTGCGGCGATGCCGGTTGAGGACGTGAGCGTCGAGGACCCCCCGCTGGAAGAAGTGATCGCTGAGATGTTTTCCAGATCGAACGAGGCCGATCCGACCCCAGAGGCGGCGGAGGTTTAA
- a CDS encoding rhomboid family intramembrane serine protease: MSWQSQLERRLSWLAVPNVVPAIVVAQVLVYLIDKTQAGQGPAMNVGAKIALLPDRVLQGEWWRVVTFLFEPTGGMLIWQAFTWLLLWSFAGAIERAWGTVSLNLYLIVGYVATVAVAFVIPEGRATNVYLYTSLFLAFAQLYPDTVFYIYFVLPVKAKWLAALTWLFFALRVYSGGWPEALLVLATVADFLLFFSLDLFRSVGHARRKQKFKKLSEQGADRLTHECRVCGLTSQMAPKASFRYCTKCAGTACYCPEHLHKHEHLVATDEA; encoded by the coding sequence ATGTCTTGGCAGAGTCAACTCGAACGCCGGCTGTCTTGGCTGGCGGTTCCGAACGTGGTGCCGGCCATCGTGGTCGCTCAGGTGCTAGTGTACCTGATCGACAAGACGCAGGCGGGGCAGGGGCCCGCGATGAACGTCGGCGCCAAGATCGCGCTGCTCCCTGATCGTGTGCTCCAGGGGGAGTGGTGGCGCGTCGTCACCTTCTTGTTCGAGCCGACCGGCGGGATGCTGATCTGGCAGGCGTTTACGTGGCTGCTGCTGTGGTCGTTTGCCGGCGCCATCGAACGCGCCTGGGGGACGGTGAGCCTTAATCTCTATCTGATCGTGGGCTACGTGGCCACGGTCGCCGTTGCGTTCGTGATCCCCGAGGGCCGGGCGACCAACGTCTACCTCTATACGTCGCTCTTTCTGGCGTTTGCTCAGCTCTACCCAGACACGGTCTTCTACATCTATTTTGTGCTCCCGGTAAAAGCCAAGTGGCTGGCGGCGCTGACCTGGCTGTTCTTCGCACTGCGGGTCTACTCCGGCGGCTGGCCCGAGGCGCTGCTGGTGTTGGCGACCGTCGCCGACTTCCTGCTGTTCTTCAGCCTCGACTTGTTCCGTTCTGTGGGGCACGCCCGCCGCAAGCAGAAGTTCAAGAAACTATCCGAGCAAGGCGCCGATCGTCTGACGCACGAGTGCCGGGTTTGCGGACTCACCAGCCAGATGGCGCCGAAGGCGTCGTTCCGGTACTGCACCAAATGCGCGGGCACCGCCTGCTACTGCCCCGAGCATTTGCACAAACACGAGCATCTTGTGGCGACCGACGAAGCTTAA
- a CDS encoding 3-deoxy-D-manno-octulosonic acid transferase produces the protein MNRLIAWTLNLAYLLAIAALSPVIAWKAWRTGKYRDGYAEKLLGRVPKRAGDRPCVWLHAVSVGEVNLLGTLIGELRRRRPEWELAISTTTRAGMELARRKYGAEHTVFYCPLDFSWAVNAAMRRVRPGLLVLAELELWPNLIGAAKSHGAKVAIVNGRLSERSFAGYQRIGPLVRRVIRQVDRIAAQDEATAERFRCFATDPNKTSVTGSLKYDGAETNRENAKTVALRQQGGLSSSARVWLVGSTQAPEEEIALRVFGRVSADHPDLHLILVPRHPERFAEVANLLRATGQAFERRSALSPAASPQPPAPRRTRILLVDTVGELGAWWGTATIGFVGGSLGSRGGQNMIEPAAYGVATSFGPNTRNFRDIVAALLAAGGAQVTADEAEMEAFIRRCLTEPAFAVELGSNARNLVASQLGATGRTVDLLDSLLTKTRRAAA, from the coding sequence TTGAACAGACTCATCGCATGGACGCTGAACCTGGCCTACCTGCTGGCGATCGCTGCGCTCTCGCCCGTGATCGCCTGGAAGGCGTGGCGGACAGGCAAGTACCGTGACGGCTATGCCGAGAAGCTCCTCGGCCGCGTCCCGAAGCGGGCCGGCGACCGCCCCTGCGTGTGGCTCCACGCGGTAAGCGTCGGCGAAGTGAACCTGCTGGGGACGCTGATCGGCGAGCTGCGACGTCGACGGCCCGAGTGGGAGCTGGCAATCTCTACCACCACACGGGCTGGAATGGAGCTGGCGCGCCGAAAGTACGGCGCCGAGCATACGGTCTTCTACTGCCCACTCGATTTCTCCTGGGCCGTGAACGCGGCGATGCGTCGGGTACGCCCCGGCCTGCTGGTGCTGGCGGAGCTGGAGCTGTGGCCCAACCTGATCGGGGCCGCAAAGTCGCACGGCGCCAAGGTCGCGATCGTCAACGGCCGGCTCAGCGAACGGAGCTTTGCCGGTTACCAGCGCATCGGGCCGCTGGTGCGGCGTGTCATCCGGCAGGTCGATCGGATTGCGGCGCAGGACGAAGCGACGGCGGAACGGTTCCGCTGTTTCGCGACCGATCCAAACAAGACCAGCGTTACTGGATCGCTCAAGTACGACGGCGCCGAGACCAATCGCGAGAATGCCAAGACGGTCGCCCTGCGGCAACAGGGTGGACTATCGTCCTCCGCTCGGGTGTGGCTGGTCGGGAGTACACAGGCGCCCGAAGAAGAAATCGCGCTGCGCGTGTTCGGGCGCGTCTCCGCCGACCACCCCGACCTGCACCTGATCCTTGTCCCCCGCCACCCAGAACGCTTCGCCGAAGTCGCCAACCTGCTCCGAGCGACGGGGCAAGCGTTCGAGCGCCGCAGCGCCCTTTCCCCTGCCGCCAGCCCCCAGCCCCCAGCCCCGCGGCGAACCCGCATACTGCTGGTGGACACCGTCGGCGAGCTCGGCGCCTGGTGGGGCACGGCGACCATCGGCTTCGTCGGCGGCAGCCTGGGGAGCCGGGGCGGACAGAACATGATCGAGCCGGCCGCCTACGGCGTTGCCACCTCGTTCGGGCCTAACACGCGGAACTTCCGCGACATCGTCGCCGCGTTGCTTGCGGCCGGCGGCGCCCAGGTGACAGCCGACGAAGCAGAAATGGAAGCCTTCATCCGCCGCTGCCTCACCGAGCCGGCGTTTGCGGTCGAACTTGGCTCAAACGCCCGGAACCTGGTCGCAAGCCAACTGGGGGCGACCGGCAGAACCGTAGATCTCTTGGACTCGCTGCTGACCAAGACCCGCCGCGCCGCTGCCTAG
- the secA gene encoding preprotein translocase subunit SecA — translation MELLERIWEILGSIINGILGRFERGMTSLFGSANARYLRRQQPRVDAINALEPKFQAMTDAQLADQSRLFRERLEKGETLGDLLVEAFAVCREGGRRFLGMRHYDVQLLGGMILHDGNIAEMVTGEGKTLVATLPAYLNALEGKGVHVITVNDYLARRDMEWMGPVFTNLGLTVAAIYSDMPPDERQRAYLCDITYGTNNEFGFDYLRDNMRMAARGDDQYPTRMQQAQGRPNYAIIDEVDNILIDEARTPLIISGPAEDDITKYQRADKVARALKKDAHFEVKEKEHSVNLTDEGVREAERLAGVESFYTAGNMQWPHLIDNSLKAHYLYKLDVNYVVNDGRIVIVDEFTGRLMEGRQWSDGLHQAVEAKEGVPIKQENQTLATITLQNFFKLYKKLSGMTGTALTEASEFWKIYKLDVIGVPTNRPMQRQENPDVIYRTEREKFEAIADEIERLNKHTTVETASGEWYIGKVAKEDSDAIEVQLADQKKTERVPRAKIKKVQEPGRPILVGTVSIEKSERLSNMLNGRGIKHEVLNAKQHQREAEIVAQAGRKGAVTIATNMAGRGTDIILGGNPENMAWAELQKEYETRLDVPKEVWKARTDEFDKKFGMREQGKEVKDLGGLCIVGTERHESRRIDLQLRGRCGRQGDPGSSRFYLSLEDDLMRIFAGEWVKNVLTRLGMQEGEAIESKMVSRRIEGAQKKVEEINFERRKNLLEYDEVMDEQRKRVYSYRQQILDGVNCRDLILKMVSGEIDERLRTILDPKYGPEAFAARAGALLHVELDPRDYRSMGFDEAERLARDEAQRAAESLVLDAVEENLPEDAEEEWNWGALAKWSNTRWGTNYRDRDLKKFGRQRVDEELLKQAHEAIEKFELTDAAIFLDADFSMKAASGWMRDKFGIEITPEELQGKEPPEIIALAHARAEAMYDRREAEYPILAAYYRFSRGPGGQKQSLDREALRAWARGRFDIEIAADEFKNKPSEEIAEVLIAHSKQQNERAAAVAAEGNQRVAKLFDASGSPGPTAATLGSVSGMNGKLDDLTGWLRESAGAEIDADVLARMQRDEAQRRINQLVENKFRPEMRKMERALLLQLLDSAWKEHLLAMDHLRSSVGLRGYAQIDPKVEYKREGMRMFETMWDSLGTNVTNLIFRMEHLDENFVGSTWTETQARHDEAGPTTEIGQQQQAAIDASGGGEDRKLDPIVNKGPKVGRNDPCPCGSGKKYKQCHMRSGG, via the coding sequence ATGGAACTGCTGGAACGTATCTGGGAAATCCTCGGCTCGATCATCAACGGCATTCTCGGCCGGTTCGAGCGAGGGATGACCAGCCTGTTTGGCTCGGCCAACGCCCGCTACCTGCGCCGGCAACAGCCGCGTGTCGACGCGATCAACGCTCTGGAACCCAAGTTCCAGGCGATGACCGACGCCCAGCTTGCCGATCAATCTCGCCTGTTCCGCGAGAGGCTCGAGAAGGGCGAGACGCTCGGCGACCTGCTCGTCGAGGCGTTCGCGGTCTGCCGCGAAGGGGGCCGCCGGTTCCTGGGGATGCGGCACTACGACGTGCAGTTGCTCGGCGGGATGATCCTGCACGACGGCAACATCGCCGAGATGGTCACGGGCGAAGGCAAGACCCTGGTCGCCACCCTCCCGGCCTATCTTAATGCGCTCGAGGGCAAGGGGGTTCACGTCATCACCGTGAACGACTACCTCGCGCGACGCGACATGGAGTGGATGGGACCGGTGTTCACGAACCTGGGCCTCACGGTTGCCGCCATCTACAGCGATATGCCCCCGGACGAACGTCAACGGGCCTACCTGTGCGACATCACCTACGGCACCAACAACGAGTTCGGCTTCGACTACCTCCGCGACAACATGCGGATGGCCGCCCGCGGGGACGACCAGTACCCCACCCGCATGCAGCAGGCCCAGGGTCGGCCCAACTACGCGATCATCGACGAGGTGGACAATATCCTCATCGACGAGGCGCGCACGCCGCTGATCATCTCGGGCCCGGCCGAGGACGACATCACCAAGTACCAGCGGGCGGACAAAGTGGCCCGCGCGCTTAAGAAGGACGCCCACTTCGAGGTGAAGGAGAAGGAGCACAGCGTCAACCTCACCGACGAGGGGGTGCGCGAAGCAGAGCGGTTGGCAGGCGTTGAGAGCTTCTACACCGCGGGGAACATGCAATGGCCCCACCTGATCGACAACTCGCTCAAGGCCCACTACCTCTACAAGCTTGACGTCAACTACGTGGTCAACGACGGGCGGATCGTGATCGTCGACGAGTTCACCGGCCGGTTGATGGAAGGGCGCCAGTGGTCGGACGGCCTGCATCAGGCGGTCGAGGCCAAAGAGGGGGTGCCGATCAAGCAAGAGAACCAGACCCTCGCCACGATCACGCTGCAAAACTTCTTCAAGCTCTACAAGAAGCTCAGCGGCATGACCGGCACCGCGCTCACCGAAGCGAGCGAGTTCTGGAAGATCTACAAGCTGGACGTCATCGGCGTGCCCACCAACCGGCCGATGCAGCGGCAAGAGAACCCCGACGTTATCTACCGAACCGAACGGGAGAAGTTCGAGGCGATCGCGGACGAGATCGAGCGGCTCAACAAGCACACCACGGTCGAGACCGCCAGCGGCGAGTGGTACATCGGCAAGGTCGCCAAAGAAGACAGTGACGCGATTGAGGTGCAGCTTGCCGACCAAAAGAAGACCGAGCGCGTGCCCCGCGCCAAGATCAAGAAGGTCCAGGAACCGGGGCGGCCGATCCTGGTCGGCACCGTCTCGATCGAGAAGAGCGAACGCCTCTCGAACATGCTCAACGGCCGCGGCATCAAGCACGAGGTGCTCAACGCAAAGCAGCACCAACGTGAGGCGGAGATCGTCGCTCAGGCGGGCCGCAAGGGCGCCGTCACCATCGCCACCAACATGGCGGGCCGCGGCACCGACATCATCCTGGGCGGCAACCCAGAGAACATGGCCTGGGCCGAGCTGCAGAAAGAGTACGAAACCCGGCTCGACGTCCCCAAGGAGGTGTGGAAGGCCCGCACCGACGAGTTCGACAAGAAGTTCGGCATGCGCGAGCAGGGCAAGGAGGTCAAGGATCTGGGCGGCCTGTGCATCGTCGGCACCGAGCGGCACGAGTCGCGGCGGATCGACCTTCAGCTACGCGGTCGTTGCGGACGCCAAGGAGACCCCGGCAGCAGCCGGTTCTACCTGTCGCTCGAAGACGACCTGATGCGGATCTTCGCCGGCGAATGGGTGAAGAACGTCCTCACCCGGCTCGGCATGCAGGAGGGCGAGGCCATCGAGAGCAAGATGGTCAGCCGCCGCATCGAGGGCGCCCAGAAGAAGGTCGAAGAGATCAACTTCGAACGCCGCAAGAACCTGCTCGAGTACGACGAGGTGATGGACGAGCAGCGCAAACGCGTCTACTCGTACCGCCAACAGATCCTCGACGGCGTGAACTGCCGCGACCTGATCCTGAAGATGGTATCGGGCGAGATCGACGAGCGGCTACGAACGATCCTCGACCCGAAGTACGGCCCCGAGGCGTTCGCCGCCCGCGCCGGCGCCCTGCTGCACGTAGAGCTGGACCCGCGCGACTACCGCAGCATGGGCTTCGACGAGGCCGAGCGGCTGGCCCGCGACGAGGCGCAGCGGGCGGCCGAGTCGCTGGTCCTGGACGCGGTCGAAGAAAACCTGCCCGAGGACGCGGAGGAAGAGTGGAACTGGGGCGCGCTGGCCAAGTGGTCGAACACCCGCTGGGGCACGAACTACCGCGACCGCGACCTCAAGAAGTTCGGCCGGCAGCGGGTAGACGAGGAGCTCCTCAAGCAAGCGCACGAAGCGATTGAGAAGTTCGAGCTGACCGACGCCGCGATCTTCCTCGACGCCGACTTCAGCATGAAGGCCGCGTCCGGGTGGATGCGGGACAAGTTTGGCATCGAGATCACTCCCGAAGAGCTGCAGGGCAAAGAGCCGCCAGAGATCATTGCGCTGGCGCACGCGCGGGCCGAAGCGATGTACGACCGCCGCGAGGCAGAGTACCCCATCCTGGCCGCCTACTACCGCTTCAGCCGCGGCCCCGGCGGTCAGAAGCAGAGCCTCGACCGCGAGGCGCTCAGGGCGTGGGCGCGTGGCCGTTTTGACATCGAGATCGCCGCGGACGAGTTCAAGAACAAGCCCAGCGAAGAGATCGCAGAAGTCCTGATCGCCCACAGCAAGCAGCAGAACGAGAGGGCGGCCGCGGTCGCCGCGGAAGGAAACCAGCGTGTCGCCAAGCTGTTCGACGCGTCGGGTTCCCCCGGACCGACCGCCGCGACGCTCGGCTCCGTGAGCGGCATGAACGGGAAGCTGGACGACCTGACCGGCTGGCTCCGTGAGTCGGCCGGGGCCGAGATCGACGCCGACGTGCTCGCCCGCATGCAGCGCGACGAGGCGCAGCGGCGCATCAATCAGCTCGTGGAGAACAAGTTCCGCCCCGAGATGCGGAAGATGGAGCGGGCCCTATTGCTGCAGCTTCTCGACTCGGCTTGGAAAGAGCACCTGCTGGCGATGGACCACCTCCGCAGCAGCGTCGGCCTGCGGGGCTACGCCCAGATCGACCCCAAGGTGGAGTACAAGCGGGAAGGGATGCGGATGTTCGAGACGATGTGGGACAGCCTCGGCACCAACGTCACCAACCTCATCTTCCGCATGGAGCACCTGGACGAGAACTTTGTCGGCAGCACGTGGACCGAGACCCAGGCCCGCCACGACGAGGCCGGCCCCACCACCGAGATCGGCCAACAACAGCAGGCCGCTATCGACGCCTCGGGCGGGGGCGAGGACCGCAAGCTCGACCCGATCGTCAACAAGGGCCCCAAGGTCGGCCGCAACGACCCCTGCCCCTGCGGCAGCGGCAAGAAGTACAAGCAGTGTCACATGCGGAGCGGGGGGTAG
- a CDS encoding TadE/TadG family type IV pilus assembly protein, translated as MKHPIRQIRSGRRGIAATEFAVCLPVLMLLLLGMLEACSMIFIKQSLASAAYEGAHTAVAPGATATDVRRACLDLLTDRRVRGASVSVLPGDPLGVPEGQFMEVHVSAGTDANSLLPLRFFRGRTLTASASMMKEI; from the coding sequence GTGAAGCACCCAATCCGCCAAATCAGGTCGGGCCGTCGCGGGATCGCGGCGACCGAGTTCGCCGTGTGCCTGCCGGTGCTGATGCTGCTGCTGCTGGGGATGCTAGAGGCCTGCTCGATGATCTTCATCAAGCAGTCGCTAGCCAGCGCCGCCTACGAGGGCGCCCATACAGCGGTCGCCCCGGGGGCGACCGCCACCGACGTGCGCCGCGCGTGCCTCGACCTGCTCACCGACCGCCGCGTCCGCGGTGCGAGCGTCAGCGTGCTGCCCGGCGACCCCCTTGGGGTACCCGAAGGGCAGTTCATGGAAGTGCACGTGTCCGCCGGAACCGACGCCAACAGCCTGCTCCCGCTGCGGTTCTTCCGTGGACGCACGCTCACGGCTTCTGCATCGATGATGAAGGAAATCTGA
- a CDS encoding vWA domain-containing protein encodes MTQSRPPQPRRRGAILVLVALLLPAFAMMAAFAIDVAWMQLVRTELRTATDAASRAGAKTLSLQQNEALARTAAIDAASRNAVAGSPMQLAPADVQFGSSVQSGSGKFVFSAGGRPLNAVHVDGRRTAGSPGGPVDLFFGSLIGQRTFEPAHAATSTTLDRDICLVLDRSGSMSGQKIRDLKTAVAAFLAELNLTFPREQVALVSYSTTSRIDQQLTFDYAAIRSDVNAFNASGFTAIGLALQDGLRAIEGPSRRPFALPTVVLMTDGNHNTGVEPIVPARVASSRDITVHTVTFGGDADFARMRAVANETGGRHFHAATGADLTNVFREIARTLPVLMTE; translated from the coding sequence ATGACGCAAAGCCGCCCCCCACAACCGCGGCGCCGTGGCGCCATCCTGGTGCTCGTCGCGCTCCTGCTTCCCGCCTTCGCGATGATGGCGGCGTTTGCGATCGACGTCGCCTGGATGCAATTGGTGCGCACCGAGCTGCGGACGGCAACCGACGCCGCGTCGCGCGCCGGCGCCAAGACGCTGTCCCTGCAACAGAACGAGGCCCTGGCGCGCACCGCCGCGATCGACGCCGCGAGCCGCAACGCCGTGGCGGGATCGCCGATGCAACTGGCGCCGGCCGACGTGCAGTTTGGGTCGAGCGTGCAGAGCGGCAGCGGGAAGTTTGTGTTTTCCGCAGGGGGGAGGCCGCTCAACGCCGTGCACGTCGACGGCCGCCGCACGGCGGGCTCGCCGGGCGGGCCGGTCGACCTGTTCTTCGGCAGTCTGATCGGACAACGCACGTTCGAACCCGCTCACGCCGCCACCTCCACCACCCTCGACCGCGATATCTGTTTGGTGCTCGACCGGTCTGGATCGATGAGCGGCCAGAAGATCCGCGACCTCAAGACGGCCGTGGCGGCGTTCCTGGCCGAGCTCAACCTGACGTTCCCGCGTGAGCAAGTGGCGCTCGTGAGCTACTCAACGACTTCGCGGATCGATCAGCAACTCACCTTCGATTACGCCGCTATCCGCAGCGACGTGAACGCCTTCAACGCCAGCGGCTTCACCGCGATCGGCCTCGCGCTGCAGGACGGGCTGCGGGCGATCGAGGGGCCGTCTCGGCGTCCCTTTGCGTTGCCGACAGTCGTCCTGATGACAGACGGCAACCACAACACCGGCGTGGAGCCCATCGTGCCGGCGCGTGTCGCTTCGAGTCGCGACATCACGGTCCACACGGTCACGTTCGGCGGCGACGCCGATTTTGCGCGGATGCGGGCCGTGGCCAACGAGACGGGTGGGCGGCACTTCCACGCGGCGACCGGCGCCGACCTGACCAACGTATTCCGCGAGATCGCCCGCACGCTGCCCGTACTGATGACCGAGTAG
- a CDS encoding TadE family protein, producing the protein MHRNPGKKDRRGATVVEFALVAPVFFLVILAMFEFSWLNVVRHTADNAAYEAARKAIVPGADASEATDEATRILRAIGARGARIAVDPPTITPETREVRVTIDIPMRDNAIAFPKFTGALVMHAESTLRTERVSTR; encoded by the coding sequence ATGCACCGCAACCCCGGAAAGAAAGATCGACGCGGCGCCACGGTGGTTGAGTTTGCGTTGGTGGCGCCGGTCTTCTTCTTGGTCATCCTGGCGATGTTCGAGTTTAGTTGGTTGAACGTCGTGCGACACACGGCGGACAACGCCGCCTACGAGGCGGCTCGTAAGGCGATTGTGCCGGGCGCCGACGCCAGCGAGGCGACGGACGAGGCGACGCGGATCCTGCGGGCAATCGGCGCGCGCGGGGCGCGGATCGCCGTCGATCCGCCCACCATCACCCCCGAGACGCGCGAAGTGCGGGTGACGATCGACATCCCGATGCGGGACAACGCGATCGCCTTTCCAAAATTTACGGGCGCCCTGGTCATGCACGCCGAGTCGACGCTGCGGACCGAGCGGGTCTCCACCCGCTGA
- a CDS encoding MBL fold metallo-hydrolase — protein sequence MTLELRTSDISGELILLGTGTSVGVPTIGCGCPVCTSDDPKNNRTRTSAILGLPGGNLLIDTSPDLRQQLLREKIGLVHAVLYTHEHADHVFGLDDLRLMQFYLKGPVPLFCEERVEQRIRTSFDYAFKELPNMHAGAAPKLAFRRIGLDPFDALGAKVTPIRLEHGPNFQTLGFRIGGVAYCTDVSFISEQSMDLLQGLDVLILDALRPEGHSTHFSLDQAVDVATRLAPRRTFFTHMAHGLDYESTNAILPSGMALGYDGLRIPLSLGLS from the coding sequence GTGACGCTTGAACTACGCACCTCCGACATCTCCGGGGAGCTGATCCTGTTAGGGACCGGCACCAGCGTCGGCGTGCCGACGATCGGTTGCGGCTGCCCCGTTTGCACCAGCGACGACCCCAAGAACAACCGCACCCGGACCAGCGCGATCCTGGGGCTGCCGGGGGGCAACCTGCTGATCGACACGTCGCCCGACCTGCGGCAGCAGCTGCTCCGCGAGAAGATCGGCCTCGTCCACGCCGTGCTGTACACCCACGAGCACGCCGACCACGTGTTCGGTCTGGACGACCTGCGGTTGATGCAGTTCTACCTCAAGGGCCCGGTGCCGCTGTTCTGCGAGGAGCGCGTCGAGCAGCGGATCCGGACCTCTTTCGACTACGCGTTCAAAGAGCTGCCCAACATGCACGCCGGCGCGGCGCCCAAGCTCGCCTTCCGCCGGATCGGGCTCGATCCGTTCGACGCATTGGGCGCCAAGGTCACGCCGATACGGCTGGAGCACGGCCCGAATTTTCAGACACTGGGGTTCCGGATCGGTGGGGTCGCCTACTGCACGGACGTGAGCTTTATCTCCGAGCAGAGCATGGACCTGCTCCAGGGGCTCGACGTGCTGATCCTGGACGCCCTCCGACCGGAGGGGCACAGCACCCACTTCAGCCTGGACCAAGCCGTGGACGTGGCCACCAGGCTCGCTCCCCGCCGCACCTTCTTCACACACATGGCGCACGGGCTGGATTACGAGTCGACCAACGCGATCCTCCCTAGCGGCATGGCGCTGGGCTACGACGGGCTGCGGATCCCGCTATCGCTGGGCCTCAGCTAA